In Streptomyces sp. SN-593, a single genomic region encodes these proteins:
- a CDS encoding MHYT domain-containing protein, protein MTHHAQLWSNSWYPATGYLIAFVGSVLGLSCASRLHVVGLARGKGWLAAGAISLGTGIWGMHFVAMLGYEVDGTDLHYEIGVTVLSWLLAVVVVGVGMYVAGRVDSWLYLLGGGLIAGFGVAGMHYLGMRAIRMPGSLSYDPGLVALSVLIAVVAATAALWATLRVRSRVAITGAALVMAFAISAMHYTGMEAVTATTDGSGSDSVGGVSPSAFVLPLIVGLTLIILLVSFAVLMNTLDDVAADQR, encoded by the coding sequence ATGACGCACCACGCGCAACTCTGGTCCAACTCGTGGTATCCGGCCACCGGATATCTGATCGCCTTTGTCGGATCGGTTCTCGGACTGTCCTGTGCCAGCCGGCTCCATGTGGTCGGACTGGCCCGGGGAAAGGGCTGGCTGGCCGCCGGCGCGATTTCCCTGGGCACCGGGATCTGGGGCATGCACTTCGTGGCGATGCTCGGTTACGAGGTGGACGGCACGGACCTGCACTACGAGATCGGCGTCACCGTGCTGAGCTGGCTGCTCGCGGTGGTCGTCGTCGGCGTCGGCATGTACGTCGCCGGCCGGGTCGACTCCTGGCTCTACCTGCTCGGCGGCGGCCTGATCGCCGGGTTCGGCGTGGCGGGAATGCACTACCTGGGCATGCGCGCGATCCGGATGCCCGGTTCGCTGTCCTACGACCCCGGATTGGTGGCCCTCTCGGTCCTCATCGCCGTCGTGGCGGCCACCGCGGCGCTGTGGGCGACGCTGCGGGTGCGCAGCCGGGTGGCCATCACCGGCGCGGCGCTCGTGATGGCCTTCGCGATCAGCGCGATGCACTACACGGGCATGGAGGCCGTCACCGCCACCACCGACGGCTCGGGCTCCGACTCCGTCGGCGGCGTCTCGCCGTCCGCGTTCGTGCTGCCGCTCATCGTCGGCCTGACGCTGATCATCCTGCTCGTGTCGTTCGCGGTCCTGATGAACACCCTCGACGACGTCGCCGCCGACCAGCGGTAG
- a CDS encoding GntR family transcriptional regulator, with protein MDTKAPPAAERVYLHVKSGVLDRRYEGGTLLTEGDLAEAVGVSRTPVREALLKLEAEGLLKLYPKKGALVLPVSAQEIADVVETRLLVEQHAVAKVAPAVPAGLIEQLEESLAEQCEHAAAGDLAAFAVADRTFHAEIVRAAGNRILAHLYDQLRDRQLRMGVATMHAQPSRVAKNIAEHTEILQALRDGDERTAAQVVDRHVSWVNTLARGQS; from the coding sequence ATGGATACGAAGGCGCCGCCCGCTGCCGAGCGGGTGTACCTGCATGTGAAGAGCGGGGTGCTGGACCGCCGTTACGAGGGCGGGACGCTCCTCACCGAGGGGGACCTCGCGGAGGCGGTCGGGGTGTCGCGCACCCCGGTGCGGGAGGCACTGCTGAAGCTGGAGGCCGAGGGGCTGCTCAAGCTCTACCCGAAGAAGGGCGCGCTGGTGCTGCCGGTCTCCGCGCAGGAGATCGCGGACGTGGTCGAGACCCGGCTGCTGGTGGAGCAGCACGCGGTCGCCAAGGTGGCGCCGGCCGTGCCGGCGGGCCTGATCGAGCAGTTGGAGGAGTCGCTCGCCGAGCAGTGCGAGCACGCCGCCGCCGGCGACCTGGCCGCCTTCGCCGTCGCCGACCGCACCTTCCACGCGGAGATCGTCCGCGCGGCGGGCAACCGCATCCTCGCGCATCTCTACGACCAGTTGCGGGACCGGCAGTTGCGGATGGGGGTGGCGACGATGCACGCGCAGCCGAGCCGGGTGGCGAAGAACATCGCCGAGCACACCGAGATCCTCCAGGCGCTGCGGGACGGCGACGAGCGGACCGCGGCGCAGGTCGTGGACCGGCACGTGTCCTGGGTCAACACGCTGGCCCGGGGCCAGTCGTGA
- a CDS encoding MFS transporter, producing MTAGPLPGDPPGGRRAALVWGVGTLVYLVAVVHRTSLGVAGIDAAARFHIGASALSSFSILQVLVYAGMQIPVGLMVDSLGTKKVLMLGAVLFTLGQGAFALSHSYGTALAARAVLGCGDAMTFVSVLRLGSRWFPARRGPMVAQGAALFGVAGNLVSTVALSRVLHSAGWTPTFLGTAIGGAFVLVLVALLLQDHPDGHVPTPVEHVGTAYVRRQIADAWREPGTRLGMWTHFTTQFSGMVFLLLWGMPFLVEDQGMSRGAAGSLLTLVVLANMVFGMVFGQLIARHHGARMPLTLGVVGATAAAWAAVLAWPGGRDPLWLLVVLCVVLGACGPGSMIGFDFARPANPPERFGTASGIVNIGGFTASMVTLLAIGLLLDATGDDYRVAWSSVFVLQFVGTVQILRLRRRTARLERERVAVSRVESVHRSHASAGPPGLPHRPAAD from the coding sequence GTGACGGCGGGGCCCCTGCCGGGGGACCCGCCGGGCGGCCGCCGGGCCGCCCTGGTGTGGGGGGTGGGCACCCTCGTCTACCTCGTCGCCGTCGTCCACCGCACCAGCCTCGGCGTCGCCGGGATCGACGCCGCCGCCCGCTTCCACATCGGCGCCTCCGCGCTGTCGTCGTTCTCCATCCTCCAGGTGCTGGTCTACGCGGGCATGCAGATACCCGTCGGCCTGATGGTCGACTCGCTCGGCACCAAGAAGGTGCTGATGCTCGGCGCGGTCCTGTTCACCCTCGGGCAGGGCGCGTTCGCGCTCTCGCACTCCTACGGGACGGCGCTCGCCGCCCGCGCGGTGCTCGGCTGCGGCGACGCGATGACCTTCGTGAGCGTGCTGCGGCTCGGCTCGCGGTGGTTCCCCGCCCGGCGCGGGCCGATGGTCGCGCAGGGCGCGGCGCTCTTCGGCGTCGCGGGGAACCTGGTGTCGACGGTGGCGCTGTCGCGGGTGCTGCACTCCGCCGGCTGGACCCCCACGTTCCTCGGCACCGCGATCGGCGGCGCGTTCGTCCTGGTCCTGGTCGCCCTCCTGCTCCAGGACCACCCCGACGGCCATGTCCCCACCCCCGTCGAGCACGTCGGGACCGCGTACGTGCGGCGGCAGATCGCCGACGCGTGGCGGGAGCCCGGCACCCGGCTCGGCATGTGGACGCACTTCACCACGCAGTTCTCCGGGATGGTGTTCCTGCTGCTGTGGGGGATGCCGTTCCTCGTCGAGGACCAGGGGATGTCGCGCGGCGCCGCGGGGTCGCTGCTCACGCTCGTGGTCCTGGCGAACATGGTGTTCGGCATGGTCTTCGGGCAGCTCATCGCGCGGCACCACGGCGCCAGGATGCCGCTGACGCTCGGGGTCGTGGGCGCGACCGCGGCCGCCTGGGCGGCGGTCCTGGCGTGGCCGGGCGGCCGTGATCCGCTCTGGCTGCTCGTCGTGCTGTGCGTGGTGCTCGGGGCGTGCGGGCCCGGCTCCATGATCGGGTTCGACTTCGCGCGGCCGGCGAACCCGCCGGAGCGCTTCGGCACGGCGTCCGGGATCGTCAACATCGGGGGGTTCACCGCTTCCATGGTGACCCTCCTCGCGATCGGCCTGCTGCTGGACGCCACCGGCGACGACTACCGGGTGGCCTGGAGCAGCGTGTTCGTGCTCCAGTTCGTCGGGACCGTGCAGATCCTGCGGCTGCGGCGGCGCACCGCCCGGCTCGAACGCGAGCGGGTCGCGGTCAGCCGCGTGGAGAGCGTCCACCGCAGCCACGCGTCGGCGGGACCCCCCGGGCTCCCGCACCGTCCCGCCGCGGACTGA